A single region of the Novosphingobium sp. genome encodes:
- a CDS encoding histidine-type phosphatase, with protein MKASALAALLALCLAGGSSAAQAKTGKGPDFVVERAVLVMRHGIRAPLAGEVPDATRTDLPWPQWPVAESRITPHGVRALEIIGGADRRLLARRGLITATGCPESGAIRIRTNSSTRTIASGEAYAQGFAPGCPLPIMHRPLGEADPMFEPLRARATAFDTKAAIAAINQETGGMAALVRRHQSALANLNRVLGCRGTAAGCADNGVPGLAPSADGRDLVLTGPIRATSGIAQVLLLEYAEGLSARDVGWGRVDAAGLRRLGELHAALFAVFTKPAYMAAHQSAVLGREVLRGLQEDSPYRLELLMGHDTNVTALAAALRVDLDAPGYAVNDVPPGGGLFFERVRNRRSGKIFVRVSYRTQSPDALRALTSGVSIKALPVLTCRTALCPIEVFQEAFEARLAALR; from the coding sequence ATGAAGGCAAGCGCGCTGGCGGCCCTTCTGGCGCTCTGCCTCGCGGGAGGATCGTCTGCCGCGCAGGCAAAAACCGGCAAAGGCCCCGACTTTGTGGTGGAGCGCGCCGTGCTGGTGATGCGGCATGGCATTCGCGCGCCGCTGGCGGGGGAGGTGCCTGATGCCACGCGCACGGACCTGCCATGGCCGCAATGGCCCGTGGCGGAAAGCCGCATCACGCCGCATGGCGTGCGGGCGCTGGAGATCATCGGCGGTGCGGACCGCCGCCTTCTGGCCCGGCGCGGCTTGATCACGGCCACAGGATGCCCGGAAAGCGGGGCAATACGCATCCGGACCAACAGCTCAACCCGGACCATCGCTAGCGGTGAGGCCTATGCGCAGGGCTTCGCGCCTGGATGCCCCCTGCCGATCATGCATCGCCCCCTTGGTGAAGCTGACCCGATGTTCGAGCCGTTGCGGGCCCGTGCAACGGCCTTCGACACCAAGGCCGCCATTGCCGCGATCAATCAGGAGACAGGCGGCATGGCCGCGCTGGTCAGGCGCCATCAATCGGCGCTGGCGAATTTGAACCGGGTTTTGGGATGCCGTGGCACGGCGGCCGGATGCGCGGACAATGGCGTGCCCGGTCTGGCGCCCAGCGCCGATGGGCGTGATCTGGTGCTGACCGGGCCCATTCGCGCCACCTCCGGCATCGCGCAGGTGCTGCTGCTGGAATATGCCGAAGGGTTGTCTGCAAGGGATGTGGGCTGGGGCCGGGTGGATGCCGCGGGGCTTCGCAGGTTGGGCGAGCTGCATGCCGCCCTTTTCGCCGTGTTCACCAAACCGGCCTATATGGCGGCTCACCAGAGCGCGGTGCTGGGGCGCGAGGTCCTGCGGGGACTGCAGGAAGACAGTCCCTATCGGCTGGAACTGCTGATGGGGCACGATACCAATGTCACGGCTCTTGCGGCCGCTCTGCGCGTTGATCTCGATGCGCCCGGTTATGCGGTTAATGATGTTCCGCCCGGAGGTGGCTTATTCTTCGAGCGCGTGCGCAACCGGAGGTCGGGCAAAATCTTTGTGCGTGTTTCCTACCGGACGCAGTCGCCCGATGCCTTGCGAGCACTGACCTCTGGCGTGTCGATCAAGGCGTTGCCTGTTTTGACATGCCGGACTGCGCTTTGCCCGATCGAGGTGTTTCAGGAGGCCTTCGAGGCCCGGCTCGCGGCCTTGCGGTAA
- a CDS encoding Ca2+-dependent phosphoinositide-specific phospholipase C, whose amino-acid sequence MVKRLFATMLGCAALTLVGAAGRGTAGPVAMNDVQVVGSHNSFKARIPAAVMAKIRAMEPKLADGLDYYHLPLPQQLDAGVRQIELDVFADPQGGRYADPKGEQWAREAGERTGFDRAVMLKPGFKSFHIPDVDYLSTCVTLVRCLTEVDRWSRAHPRHLPIMITINAADTPSNRPCISNPLPLDDRKLLDDLDAEIRSVLPGKRLITPDDVRGKAPTLREAVHGRGWPSLEAARGRIYILLDVRPAVSDVYRAGHPSLAGRAMFGWYPDDQPESAIQIVQDPLVDGAKIRQWVKEGAIVRTRTDANTVEARAHDLRKAQAAMASGAQAVSTDYYPGAPDPLKLGFAVTLPYGAMARCSTLRVPGGCRLRP is encoded by the coding sequence ATGGTGAAGAGGCTTTTCGCCACGATGCTTGGCTGTGCCGCGCTGACCTTGGTCGGCGCGGCGGGGCGGGGCACAGCAGGCCCCGTCGCCATGAACGATGTTCAGGTCGTGGGCTCTCACAACAGTTTCAAGGCGCGCATTCCCGCAGCGGTGATGGCGAAGATCCGCGCCATGGAGCCGAAACTGGCCGACGGTCTGGACTATTATCATCTGCCCCTGCCGCAGCAGCTTGACGCCGGTGTGCGTCAGATCGAGCTGGATGTCTTCGCGGACCCTCAGGGTGGGCGCTATGCCGACCCGAAGGGCGAACAATGGGCCAGGGAAGCCGGGGAGCGCACTGGTTTTGACCGCGCGGTCATGCTGAAGCCCGGTTTCAAGAGCTTCCATATCCCCGATGTGGATTATCTGAGCACCTGCGTGACCTTGGTGCGCTGCCTGACCGAGGTCGACCGCTGGTCACGCGCGCATCCCCGCCATCTGCCGATCATGATCACGATCAATGCGGCGGACACGCCCTCGAACCGGCCCTGCATTAGCAATCCGCTGCCCCTTGACGACAGGAAACTGCTGGATGATCTGGATGCGGAAATCCGCTCCGTGCTGCCGGGCAAGCGGCTGATCACGCCCGACGATGTGCGCGGCAAGGCGCCAACCCTGCGCGAGGCGGTGCATGGGCGGGGCTGGCCAAGCCTCGAAGCGGCGCGTGGGCGGATTTACATCCTGCTCGATGTCCGTCCTGCAGTGTCGGACGTGTACCGCGCGGGCCATCCCTCGCTGGCCGGGCGGGCGATGTTCGGCTGGTATCCGGACGATCAGCCCGAATCCGCCATCCAGATCGTGCAGGACCCGCTGGTGGATGGCGCCAAAATCCGGCAATGGGTGAAAGAGGGTGCCATCGTGCGCACCCGCACCGATGCCAACACCGTGGAGGCCCGCGCGCATGATCTGCGCAAGGCGCAAGCCGCGATGGCGAGCGGCGCGCAGGCGGTGAGCACCGATTATTACCCGGGCGCGCCTGATCCGCTCAAGCTGGGCTTTGCCGTCACCCTGCCCTATGGCGCGATGGCGCGGTGCAGCACTTTGCGTGTCCCCGGTGGATGCAGGCTGCGGCCATGA
- a CDS encoding TonB-dependent receptor, translating into MSRYSRLICAPLPLAFFTCVAPLAAHAQNSSPAPVSSDDGAPNAGDIVVTGTYARSLAAATETKRRAAYGVDSINSTDIGKFPTQNVAEALQLVTGVAITRPRGEGLYVSVRGLGPQFQSTLVNGRTVAINDLIENGGANGRQFRFEMLPAEFVSQIDVVKTPTADMTEGALGGNIDVKTFHPLEVGTKTTLNLRGTYTSMTGKVKPNATVLTSFKSKDGTFGILVGGQHWAKAVRNDRFYNTGWSIVPRFTSALGGNYYVPIRTRPTVENEDRKRYSGLLSAQWRPSKELETTLDVSLTRLDVAYDEFGLDIYPDDGPGSRYAGDPGTSIVPGSFTISGDTVTRATINNVRFMASREYSLNRHDLVNVGLKQLWNPGEWHISANANWSFAHSYHPSFAQGTVRSRMMVIAPLTYDATGGYKVAPTLSTTADLNNPASYSYYPFNIAPKNSKDWDNYGRLDVGHDLHGFLTKLQGGFEYHWRKRDYWRRDFTVGSTSSPLRPISQVVPNASEPLPFDSFLSGVGGNFPRTWPAPITSAFYNTLFTDAVKNAPLSASDLRASYIVTEKVLGGYLRGDYGFQLGGIDVTGNVGVRYVHTDQVASGTLTTGSSPTAVSFPKTFNNWLPSFNLRAELTPTLIGRLAASRVLTRPNITQSSPQISVSTDAQTASGGNPDLKPFLATQFDGSLEWYFRRDGSLTGALFYKKMDDYITAQNVNIDIPGRGTVLLSTQVNGGQAKVYGLEAAYHQVFSFLPQPFDGLGMQASYTHTSVEASYTAGARPIVNQLIGLSKDSFNLVGFYEKGPISARLSYVWRGKYLSSSGSTTQTEIYVAPFGSLDGNLSLRVMPRTTISLEAINIAGARSYSYSGTENRYNEIQYYGRTILFGGRVEF; encoded by the coding sequence ATGTCACGTTATTCGCGCTTGATTTGCGCGCCGCTTCCGCTCGCCTTTTTTACATGCGTTGCGCCTCTGGCCGCGCATGCGCAGAATAGCTCGCCCGCGCCGGTCAGTTCGGATGATGGCGCGCCGAATGCCGGCGACATTGTCGTAACCGGAACCTATGCGCGCAGTCTGGCCGCAGCGACCGAAACCAAGCGCCGCGCAGCCTATGGCGTGGACTCGATCAACTCTACCGACATCGGCAAATTCCCCACCCAGAACGTTGCCGAAGCCCTGCAGCTTGTCACCGGCGTCGCGATCACGCGGCCGCGCGGTGAAGGGCTCTACGTTAGCGTCCGCGGCCTCGGCCCGCAATTCCAGAGCACGCTGGTCAATGGCCGCACCGTTGCCATCAACGATCTGATCGAGAACGGCGGCGCCAATGGCCGCCAGTTCCGCTTCGAGATGTTGCCCGCCGAATTCGTCTCGCAGATCGACGTGGTGAAAACGCCGACGGCCGACATGACCGAGGGCGCGCTGGGCGGCAACATCGACGTCAAGACCTTCCACCCGCTGGAAGTCGGCACCAAGACCACGCTGAACCTGCGCGGCACTTACACCTCTATGACCGGCAAGGTGAAGCCCAACGCCACCGTGCTGACCAGCTTCAAGAGCAAGGATGGCACTTTCGGCATTCTGGTGGGCGGCCAGCATTGGGCCAAGGCCGTTCGCAACGACCGCTTCTACAACACCGGCTGGAGCATCGTGCCGCGCTTCACCAGCGCTCTTGGCGGCAATTATTACGTGCCGATCCGTACCCGCCCCACGGTGGAGAATGAGGATCGCAAGCGTTACTCGGGCCTGCTCTCGGCCCAGTGGCGCCCCTCCAAGGAGCTGGAAACGACGCTCGATGTGTCGCTGACCCGGCTCGATGTCGCCTATGACGAGTTCGGCCTCGATATCTACCCCGATGACGGCCCCGGCAGCCGCTATGCCGGAGACCCTGGCACAAGCATCGTGCCCGGCTCCTTCACCATTTCGGGCGATACGGTCACGCGCGCCACGATCAACAATGTGCGCTTCATGGCCTCACGCGAATACAGCCTGAATCGCCACGATCTGGTCAATGTCGGGCTCAAGCAGCTCTGGAATCCGGGCGAATGGCATATTTCCGCCAACGCCAATTGGTCCTTCGCGCACAGCTATCATCCCAGCTTCGCGCAGGGCACCGTGCGCAGCCGCATGATGGTGATCGCGCCCCTGACCTATGACGCGACCGGCGGCTACAAGGTCGCGCCGACGCTGAGCACCACGGCGGATCTGAACAATCCGGCCAGCTATTCCTATTACCCCTTCAACATCGCACCGAAGAACAGCAAGGACTGGGACAACTATGGCCGGCTCGACGTCGGCCACGATCTGCATGGCTTCCTGACCAAGCTGCAGGGCGGTTTCGAATATCACTGGCGCAAGCGCGATTACTGGCGCCGTGATTTCACGGTGGGCTCCACCAGCAGTCCGTTGCGCCCGATCTCCCAGGTGGTGCCCAATGCTTCGGAGCCGTTGCCCTTCGACAGCTTCCTCTCCGGCGTCGGCGGCAACTTCCCGCGCACATGGCCCGCGCCAATCACCAGTGCTTTCTACAACACGCTCTTCACCGATGCCGTGAAGAACGCGCCCCTTTCGGCCAGCGACTTGCGTGCCTCCTACATCGTGACGGAAAAGGTGCTGGGCGGTTATCTGCGGGGCGATTACGGCTTCCAGCTTGGCGGCATCGACGTCACGGGCAATGTCGGCGTGCGCTATGTGCACACCGATCAGGTGGCCAGCGGCACGCTGACGACCGGCTCCTCGCCCACGGCCGTCAGCTTCCCCAAGACCTTCAACAACTGGCTGCCCAGCTTCAACCTGCGCGCGGAACTCACCCCCACGCTGATCGGCCGCCTGGCCGCAAGCCGCGTGCTGACGCGCCCCAACATCACGCAAAGCTCCCCGCAGATCAGCGTGTCGACCGACGCGCAGACGGCCAGCGGCGGCAACCCGGACCTCAAGCCCTTCCTAGCCACCCAGTTCGACGGGTCGCTGGAGTGGTATTTCCGCCGCGACGGCTCGCTGACGGGCGCGCTGTTCTACAAGAAGATGGATGATTACATCACCGCCCAGAACGTCAACATTGACATTCCCGGGCGCGGCACGGTGCTGCTCAGCACGCAGGTCAATGGCGGGCAAGCCAAGGTCTATGGCCTTGAGGCGGCCTATCATCAGGTCTTCAGCTTCCTGCCCCAGCCCTTCGACGGGCTCGGCATGCAGGCGTCCTACACCCACACCTCGGTGGAAGCGAGCTACACGGCGGGCGCCCGCCCCATCGTCAACCAGTTGATCGGACTGTCCAAGGACAGCTTCAACCTTGTCGGCTTTTACGAAAAGGGTCCGATCTCGGCCCGTCTGTCCTATGTCTGGCGCGGCAAGTATCTCTCGAGCAGCGGCAGCACCACCCAGACGGAAATCTATGTCGCGCCCTTCGGCTCGCTTGACGGAAATCTGTCCCTGCGCGTGATGCCCAGAACCACCATCAGTCTGGAAGCGATCAACATCGCCGGAGCCAGGAGCTATTCCTACAGCGGCACGGAAAACCGCTACAATGAAATCCAGTATTATGGCCGCACCATCCTGTTCGGCGGGCGCGTGGAGTTCTGA
- the ltrA gene encoding group II intron reverse transcriptase/maturase produces the protein MGNLSTPKSVQKLQTALHAKAKAEADYRFYALYDKISRDDILAHAYAQCRSNKGAPGIDGQDFADIEAYGVERWLAELARAIREETYRPEPIRRVHIPKANGKLRPLGISTVRDRVCMTAAMLVLEPIFEADLPPEIYAYRAGRNAQQAVIEVEDQLFHGRPDVVDADLADYFGSIPHPELMKSLARRIVDPRVLHLIRLWLDCAVEETDDKGRKTRTTVAKDQRRGIPQGSPISPLLANLYMRRFVLGWRKLGLGQRLGARLVTYADDLVILCQKGSAEAALDHMRRLMGKLKLTVNEEKTRICKVPDETFDFLGYTFGRMYSPTTGRARMGYRPSKKSIKHAVEKIHALTEMTSTWQDSAVLIAKINRVLRGWANYFSVGTTSKAYRAVDSYTLVRVRRWLRIKHRGKRRRARTYPDEYLYETIGLVRLTKLGRGSSWAKA, from the coding sequence TTGGGAAACCTATCAACTCCGAAAAGCGTCCAGAAACTGCAGACGGCGTTGCACGCGAAAGCGAAGGCGGAAGCCGACTATCGCTTTTACGCGCTGTACGACAAGATCAGCCGCGACGACATTCTGGCGCATGCCTATGCCCAGTGCCGCTCCAACAAGGGCGCACCGGGGATAGACGGTCAGGACTTCGCGGATATTGAGGCATACGGCGTCGAGCGGTGGCTGGCGGAACTGGCGCGTGCCATCAGAGAGGAGACGTATCGACCGGAACCGATCAGGCGGGTCCATATACCGAAAGCCAATGGCAAACTCAGGCCGCTGGGCATTTCCACCGTGCGGGATCGGGTCTGCATGACAGCAGCAATGCTGGTGTTGGAGCCGATCTTTGAGGCCGACCTTCCGCCGGAGATCTATGCCTACCGAGCTGGGCGTAATGCTCAGCAGGCCGTGATCGAGGTGGAGGATCAGCTGTTCCATGGTCGTCCCGATGTCGTGGACGCCGACCTTGCCGACTACTTCGGCAGCATTCCCCATCCCGAGCTGATGAAGTCCTTAGCCCGCCGGATCGTCGATCCACGCGTGCTGCATCTGATCAGACTGTGGCTGGACTGCGCTGTCGAGGAAACCGACGACAAAGGCAGGAAGACACGAACGACGGTGGCCAAGGATCAGCGACGCGGCATCCCGCAGGGGTCACCCATCTCACCATTGCTGGCAAATCTGTACATGCGCCGGTTCGTGTTGGGGTGGCGGAAGCTCGGTCTTGGGCAACGTCTTGGCGCTCGGCTCGTCACCTATGCCGACGACCTCGTCATCCTGTGCCAGAAGGGCAGCGCGGAAGCTGCGCTCGACCATATGCGCAGGTTGATGGGCAAACTGAAGTTGACGGTGAACGAGGAAAAGACACGCATCTGCAAGGTACCGGACGAGACGTTCGACTTTCTGGGATACACATTCGGTCGGATGTACTCTCCGACGACGGGAAGAGCCCGCATGGGCTACCGACCGTCGAAGAAGAGCATCAAGCACGCGGTTGAGAAAATCCACGCGCTGACCGAGATGACGTCTACGTGGCAGGATTCCGCAGTACTGATAGCCAAGATCAACCGGGTGCTACGCGGTTGGGCCAACTATTTCTCGGTCGGCACAACGAGCAAGGCATACCGGGCCGTCGACAGCTATACGTTGGTGCGGGTGCGTCGGTGGCTGCGTATCAAACATCGAGGCAAGCGACGCAGGGCTCGGACCTATCCAGACGAGTACCTCTACGAGACCATCGGCCTCGTACGCCTGACCAAGCTTGGACGTGGCTCGTCGTGGGCGAAGGCGTGA
- a CDS encoding UbiD family decarboxylase, protein MNDLSPDNRTQSAPERATINDLRSVLARLESVPGQLLITDHPVDPDAQLAGVYKRIGAGGTVSRPTRTGPAMIFRNVTGYPDSQVLVGLMASRERVALLLDSAPRDLARHMGEAVANPVAPLLVSGEGSPCQELVYRADEPGFDLRKLLPAPTNTPEDAGPYFCLGLVLGTDPDEGHSDVTIHRLCVQGKDELSIFFAPGRHIDAFRQKAEARGEALPVTINMGLDPAIPIGACFEAPTTPFGYDELGVAGALRGAPVELVPAVTVNEHSIARAEIVIEGEILPERRIREDINTDTGHAMPEFPGYTGPAHPALPIIKVKAVTMRKGAILQTLVGPGEEHTSLAGIPTEASILNACEAALPGFVTNVYAHTSGGGKFLAVIQVAKRAAGDEGKQRQAAILALAAYRELKNVILIDEDVDLFDTDDVLWAMQTRYQGDVDTMFLPNVPGHILDPSQTPEYNPALSVRGNSCKTVFDCTVPFHMKEHFKRAQFVEVDPAPWAPELFKGAAS, encoded by the coding sequence ATGAACGATCTCTCACCCGATAATCGCACCCAATCCGCGCCGGAACGCGCTACCATCAATGACTTGCGCTCGGTGCTGGCGCGGCTGGAAAGCGTGCCCGGCCAGCTCCTCATCACCGACCATCCCGTCGATCCCGACGCCCAACTGGCGGGCGTCTACAAGCGTATCGGCGCGGGCGGCACGGTCTCGCGCCCCACGCGCACCGGCCCGGCGATGATCTTCCGCAATGTAACCGGCTATCCCGACTCGCAGGTGCTGGTCGGGCTGATGGCCAGCCGCGAGCGCGTCGCTCTGCTGCTCGACAGCGCACCGCGGGATCTGGCCCGCCATATGGGCGAGGCCGTCGCCAATCCGGTGGCGCCGCTGCTGGTTTCGGGCGAAGGCTCGCCCTGTCAGGAACTGGTCTATCGCGCCGACGAACCCGGCTTCGACCTGCGCAAGCTGCTGCCCGCCCCCACCAACACGCCCGAGGATGCCGGTCCCTATTTCTGCCTCGGCCTGGTGTTGGGCACCGATCCCGACGAGGGCCACAGCGATGTCACCATCCACCGCCTCTGCGTGCAGGGCAAGGATGAGTTGTCGATCTTCTTCGCGCCGGGCCGCCATATCGACGCCTTCCGCCAGAAGGCCGAGGCACGCGGCGAGGCCCTGCCCGTCACCATCAACATGGGTCTGGACCCCGCCATTCCCATCGGCGCCTGTTTCGAGGCCCCCACCACCCCCTTCGGCTATGATGAGTTGGGCGTGGCAGGCGCGCTGCGCGGCGCACCGGTCGAGCTGGTGCCAGCCGTCACGGTGAACGAGCATTCCATCGCCCGCGCCGAAATCGTCATCGAGGGCGAGATCCTGCCCGAACGCCGCATCCGCGAGGACATCAACACCGATACCGGCCATGCCATGCCCGAATTCCCCGGCTACACCGGCCCGGCGCACCCTGCCTTGCCCATCATCAAGGTCAAGGCGGTGACCATGCGCAAGGGCGCCATCCTGCAGACACTGGTGGGGCCCGGCGAGGAGCACACCAGCCTGGCGGGCATCCCCACCGAAGCCAGCATCCTCAACGCCTGCGAGGCGGCGCTGCCCGGCTTCGTCACCAATGTCTATGCTCATACCTCGGGCGGCGGCAAGTTTCTGGCGGTGATCCAGGTCGCCAAGCGCGCGGCGGGCGACGAGGGCAAGCAGCGGCAGGCGGCGATCCTGGCGCTGGCAGCCTATCGCGAGTTGAAGAATGTTATTCTGATCGATGAGGATGTCGATCTCTTCGACACCGACGATGTGCTCTGGGCGATGCAGACGCGTTATCAGGGCGATGTCGACACGATGTTCCTGCCCAACGTACCGGGCCATATCCTCGACCCATCGCAGACGCCCGAGTACAATCCGGCCCTTTCGGTGCGCGGCAACAGCTGCAAGACCGTGTTCGATTGCACCGTGCCCTTCCATATGAAGGAGCATTTCAAGCGCGCCCAATTCGTCGAGGTTGACCCCGCTCCGTGGGCGCCGGAGCTGTTCAAGGGCGCGGCATCATGA
- a CDS encoding UbiX family flavin prenyltransferase → MSGRTLLGRSRGAAPDRMIVGISGATGIIYGIRALEMLRAAGVESHLVVSRAGDMTRGYETDLTREQLHALADHVHPIGDVGASIASGSFRTLGMLIAPCSMRTLAEVASGISSTLLTRAADVVLKERRRLVMMVRETPLHGGHIRNMAAVTEMGAICSPPVPAFYTRPRTLDDIVNHSVARALDLFDVEMPDMIRWGEGTPLEGNSTDHEDSAVVPRIERRA, encoded by the coding sequence ATGAGCGGGCGCACGCTGCTCGGCCGGTCGCGGGGCGCTGCCCCCGACCGGATGATCGTGGGCATCAGCGGCGCCACCGGCATCATCTATGGCATTCGCGCGCTGGAGATGCTGCGCGCGGCGGGCGTTGAGAGCCATCTGGTGGTCTCACGCGCCGGGGACATGACGCGCGGCTATGAGACCGATCTGACGCGTGAGCAGTTGCATGCACTGGCGGATCATGTCCACCCCATCGGCGATGTCGGCGCCAGCATCGCCAGCGGTTCGTTCCGCACGCTGGGTATGCTGATTGCACCCTGTTCGATGCGCACGCTGGCCGAAGTGGCCAGCGGCATCAGCTCCACCCTGCTGACCCGCGCCGCCGATGTGGTACTGAAAGAGCGCCGCCGGCTGGTGATGATGGTGCGCGAGACGCCATTGCACGGCGGCCATATCCGCAACATGGCCGCCGTGACCGAGATGGGGGCGATTTGCAGTCCGCCGGTGCCCGCTTTCTACACCAGGCCGCGCACGCTCGATGATATCGTCAACCATTCGGTGGCGCGCGCGCTCGACCTGTTCGACGTGGAGATGCCCGACATGATCCGCTGGGGCGAAGGAACGCCGCTGGAAGGCAATAGTACAGATCACGAGGACAGCGCGGTCGTCCCCCGGATCGAGCGGCGCGCATGA
- a CDS encoding LysR substrate-binding domain-containing protein, with protein sequence MNELAALSLRRLQVFLVVARHLHIGRAAEQLGIAQPAVSQQIAALEEALGVRLFHRRKRGIDLTHAGIAYRDACASLLDRHHADAETARRTARGEAGRLAIGYVVSAMFGDTLPALLRHVRDERPGLALELHEGNIGSVLRQLEEGRIDVALVRAPLTLAPGWRHLALAPQPLRLALPESHVLAGRDHATLADLDGLPLISYSDPGDFGVMQVMSHLAREAGFSLNVQWTSSSVTGVLGLVAAGLGSGIVPEGLAQLNPARIVLRPIVHPEAVASLWFVWDEARVSPALQWTLDEIDRRLAAQER encoded by the coding sequence ATGAATGAACTGGCAGCTCTATCGCTCCGCCGCTTGCAGGTCTTTCTGGTTGTGGCCCGTCATTTGCACATCGGGCGCGCGGCCGAGCAACTGGGCATTGCCCAGCCAGCCGTCAGCCAGCAGATCGCCGCGCTGGAAGAAGCGCTGGGCGTGCGCCTGTTCCACCGGCGTAAGCGCGGCATCGATCTGACCCATGCCGGTATCGCCTATCGCGACGCCTGCGCGAGCCTGCTCGACCGTCATCATGCGGATGCCGAAACCGCCCGCCGCACCGCGCGGGGCGAGGCCGGGCGGCTGGCGATCGGCTATGTCGTCTCAGCAATGTTCGGCGATACCCTGCCCGCCCTGCTGCGCCATGTGCGCGATGAACGGCCCGGTCTGGCGCTGGAGCTGCATGAGGGCAACATCGGCAGTGTGCTGCGCCAGCTGGAAGAGGGGCGGATCGACGTCGCGCTGGTACGCGCGCCGCTCACTTTGGCACCAGGATGGAGGCATCTGGCGCTGGCCCCTCAGCCGCTGCGCTTGGCCTTGCCCGAAAGCCATGTGCTGGCCGGGCGCGATCATGCCACGCTGGCCGATCTCGATGGGCTGCCGCTGATCAGCTACAGCGATCCGGGCGATTTCGGCGTGATGCAGGTGATGTCGCACCTGGCGCGGGAGGCTGGATTCTCGCTCAATGTGCAGTGGACCTCTAGCTCGGTGACCGGCGTGCTGGGGCTGGTGGCGGCCGGGCTGGGATCAGGGATTGTGCCGGAGGGATTGGCCCAGCTCAATCCGGCGCGCATCGTGCTGCGCCCTATCGTTCACCCCGAGGCGGTGGCCAGCCTGTGGTTTGTGTGGGATGAGGCGCGCGTGTCTCCCGCGCTGCAATGGACACTCGACGAGATCGACCGCAGGCTAGCCGCGCAAGAGCGGTGA
- a CDS encoding cytochrome c, with the protein MRAMKLLVSGFVLAGAVSVHAATPQETVETRQKNFKQFGAAAKAAGDTLKTGTPDVAVIHKSAATINALAPRIATWFPKGTGIGRYKGKTGAKPGIWNDNAGFKAAAASLVKAAGDYKTAADSGNLSEIRAKQMALGMACKGSHDKYRQKDD; encoded by the coding sequence ATGCGCGCGATGAAACTGCTGGTGAGTGGGTTCGTGCTGGCCGGAGCGGTGTCGGTGCATGCCGCAACGCCGCAGGAAACGGTGGAAACCCGACAGAAGAATTTCAAGCAGTTCGGCGCCGCGGCCAAGGCGGCAGGTGACACGCTTAAGACCGGCACGCCCGATGTGGCCGTCATCCACAAGAGCGCGGCCACCATCAACGCGCTGGCACCCCGCATTGCCACCTGGTTCCCGAAAGGCACCGGCATCGGCCGCTACAAGGGGAAGACCGGCGCCAAGCCCGGGATATGGAACGACAACGCCGGCTTCAAGGCGGCGGCCGCCAGTCTGGTCAAGGCCGCCGGCGACTACAAGACCGCCGCGGATTCCGGCAATCTTTCCGAGATCCGCGCCAAGCAGATGGCGCTGGGCATGGCCTGCAAGGGCTCTCATGACAAGTATCGCCAGAAGGACGACTGA